The Humulus lupulus chromosome 7, drHumLupu1.1, whole genome shotgun sequence region ttttgacatttttcttggaatttttttGAACTCTGTAAGAGCTGTAGGAAGTGCTTTTCGATCTCTCTTGATTAGTGATAATTTCCTTTAAGCTGATGACTGCATGATTCTTAAATTTGTTTTTTCTCACACGAGGTCTTTCTTTCTTAATGTGGAGCTTCAGCTTGTGTTTGCATTAAGTTTTGGGATTTTGATACGAGTTGAGGTTTTTGGACTGATTGTTTACACAAGCTGACAACAATATGTTTATTGTTTAGTCCTTGAGTTGCATGCGTGGATATAATCATTTTGTTTTTGAATCTTTACAACTGTTTAATCAGGGGAGCAAGTGATTTGGTATACATTCGTTTGAAATAGAGGAAAGTTTAAGAACAATCTTCCTCCTAAAACCACAGCTATGACTACTACAAAGATCTATATAGTGTAAGAGTCTCTTGTTTGCAAGCAAATTAGTTCAATCCTTCTTTGCCTCCTTATTTACATTTTTGTCCTTATTCTTTGGTTTGAATGTTAATTCCTTTTTTCCAGGTATTACTCCTTGTATGGACATGTAGAGACTATGGCGCGAGAGATCCAGCGAGGAGCTAATGCAGTCCAAGATGTTGAAGCAACACTATGGCAGGTAACTATGGGTGATAATGAGAAAATTATTAACCAAGTAGAACGCTattcaataatagccctttagtACCCTGAGTACAACTTTGTTTGACTTGGTTAGATTAAAGCAGGTACCCGAAACACTCTCAAATTTGATACTGCAAAAAATGAAGGCCCCTCCCAAGGCAGATGATGTGCCGGAGATCAAGCCTGAACAACTTTCAGAGGCTGACGGCTTTGTGTTTGGCTTTCCTTCTCGTTTTGGTGTAATGGCTGCTCAATGCAAGGCCTTCTTTGATGCCACTCACGAACTGTGGGAAACGCAAGCACTTGCTGGTAAACCTGCTGGTATATTCTGGAGTACTGGTTTCCATGGGGGAGGCCAAGAGCTTACTGCGTGAGTCTACTAATTACCCTTCTCTGTAAACTTTTTTCTCCCACTATATTGTACCAACCTTGTAGCTTCAATCATATTGGTTAACAAATATAGAAACCTAATGGATAATTTTAACCTTGCATTATATTTTGTGTGCCTATAATGCATTGCAGATTAACAGCCGTGACTCAATTGGCACATCATGGTATGATATATGTCCCTATTGGGTACAGCTTCGGAAGTGGAATGTTTGAGATGAATGAGGTAAAGGGTGGCTCTCCTTATGGTGCTGGGACATATGCAGCAGATGGATCTCGTGAGCCTACAGAGCTTGAGCTCAAGCAAGCCTTTTACCAGGGTAAATATGTTGCAGAAATGGCCAAAAAGCTCAAACATTAACCCCCTTCACCCtaaaaaatatattcaatatGTTAAAAGGTTAAACTAATTGTGAATGAAATACTGCTTTTAACATAATGGGGAACCACATAACATTGCTATAGCAGCTCCAACCGAAAAGGTCATTTCGTATTATTAGAGGAGAAATTGGCCTATACATATTGCATTTTCTTTTACATTCTTACCAAAGGACTTGTTTAAGAAATGTACCATCATAACTTTATAATGGAATGCTCAACAGAAGCTTTTTACAGTGGAATAGTGGTGCTATACTAAGATTtctaatagtaataataataattgcaTGTATTATCTCCTGAAGTCTGAGCTCCGAACACCAAACTAATGATCTAAAGCTAGCTATGAACTTTAACCTGATTTTGCTAATACAATCGTATATTTGGAAGTTACTATTTCTTAAGGAAAATTTACATTAGTCAAGTAAATCAACAAAAATTTCTCCATTGCCAAGCTCTTGTGTCTTCTTCGACGCATTTGGGAACTTTCGCCGTCAAAGAGTTGCTCAATGCACTAGTATTTTCTCTCTTAATAGCGGAATCGTCGTCAAATAACATCTAGTGACACAACAGCCACAACCGTGATCTTTTCATCGTGGCTAGCAAGGCCATAAAGTCAAGATTTTGATCAATGTCTTTGCTGCACATGAAGAGCGTCGTCTATGGTTGAATTTGATCATGTTTTCATTGACGAGATAGAAACTTAAACATATCAAACACATACTTGAATTCCTAATGTTAAGGAGATTAAAACCAGTCATTGCCATGATCATGTTTGCATTctgatacaaatatatatatatatatatatatataaatatatattcacttTTGGTGACGGGATTCAAGTGGGTAGATTGCttgattaataattatatataatatataggagtaatacttaatgtttttggtATTTTACATTTATATACCTAatatttcttatgtttttgttatATTCGTAACTAGCAAGTTTGTTAACTGCAGACATGTTTTTGTTATATTTGTAACTACCAAGTTTGTTAACTGCTGACATGATTATTATGATAACACGTCTCACTATCATTTGTCCATTtcatttgtttttaaaaaaattaataataataaagaaaaaatctAATTAATCTAATTAAGTTGGAGGAAGCTATTACCAATGAAGGAAAATCCTTAAATACtgatcatgaaaaaaaaaaagagttggcCAAAGCTGTTAGCGGCCATAGTAAGTCCAACACCGGTGAtaagaacaacaacaaaaatggtggaaaacgggcaaGCATTGAGTCGTCTACATCTGACAATAAACGCCCTAAACAAATTAGAcatgaaccaaggttcaccaattatatgaCTTTGGTCGACAGTCGAGCAGAAGTTTAccaggccaaccacaccaccatacCTTTTAGGTGACCAACTCCCATCAGGaaggacatttcaaaaagagataCAACGAAGTTTTTTCGCTTCCATAATATGATTATGGCCATGATACAAAttaatgcaaccagctgaaggacgagattgattTTCTAATACGATAAGGGCATTTGAGGAGATATATACGAGCAGGGGATTATCCCCAACAAGGAGTTaatggaggcaacgagcaggcacgcACACGCCAACGTTTGCCTCCTCTACAGTCGGCCCCGGTCATGGGCACTCTGCTCACTATCTGTGGTGGACCGCACTTAGCTGGTGATAGTGGTAAGGCAAGAGAGACATATGTCAGGACCCTACGTCACAAGCAAGACATTGAAATGCTAACCGTCGAGGAGCagactcccaaaaaagctcgaacaaaggaagattgtataactttctctgagcttgacgcatAGCATGTTAGGTTCCCCCACACAGATCCCCTAATCATAGATGTCCAGATCGCCAACATGATAGTgaagagagtgttggtggacacaggaagctcagttaATATACTTTACAAATCGTCATTAGAGAGAATGAAATTATCAGtacaagatttggaaccatgcaaccaaaccatctatagtttttttggcgaagggctcactccaacagggtcgattagactcctgGTCACAACAAGAGTTGCCcttgcaaacaggacattactcgttAATTTTATAGTAGTTGGTTGTCATTTCACATATAATGCAGTGATCGGAAGGCCCATCCTGGTAGAGCTATGAGCCGTGACCTgaatgtggcacctagccatgaaattcccaacagatgtAGGCATTGGGTGTGTGCTTGGAAATCAAAGGGAGCCAAAGGAATGCTACAACTCCTCCATCATGAAGGCAAAAAAGTATAGTGAGGGGAGTGGGATCATTTCCTCGACCAGCACTAACGAGTCAGAGGAAAGGTTGCAAGGAGTCAGCGGACCAAATGTCCAATccggtgaacaagtcaccaaatagggtgttgcccaaagtgaggacaaagGTATgaatccttgctttggggattttgaggaggaagatgGACCTGTGGAGGATCTCGATGAGATTCATTTGGGAGTAGAACgaccgaccagagttgtgaaagtcggtaaaaaacttagaaacaacgataaaaaaaaagatttggtGGAACTTTTAAGAAAGCATCAAGAAGTATTTGCCTGTTCGCATAGTGATGTGGTGGGAATAGACCCGGCAGTTATTAGTCATGTCTTAAACATCGACGAAAATCACCCACCAATCCAACAAAAAAGAAGATTATTCGACAAAGAGTGGTCCAAAACGCTGAGAGAGGAATtcgagaagcttaaggaaaatggattcatcagggtagaattttatccatcatgggtctctaatcccatttTAGTCctgaagccaaatggaaagtggaggacttgcgtggattttacagatcttaataaagcttgcccgaaggattgttttccactgccaaggatcgaccacCTGGTCAATGCAACATCAGGACATGAAATGTAGtcgtttatggatgcatactctagctacaatcaaataagtatgcacccacctgacgaagaacacactagctttcaaCTATATgtagggctatactgctacacAGTAATGCGtatcggtttgaaaaacgctggttcAACTTACCAAGGGCTAGtaaatcacatgtttaaagaccAGATCAACaacaacatggaagtatacgtcaATGATATGATAGTCAAGTCAAAAAAGCTTGGTGGGCACGTCAAGGACTTACGAGAATGTGTCAACATCTTGAAACTTTTTAGACgaagcttaatcctctcaagtgttctttTGGAGTCGGATCAAGGAAGTTTTTGGGTTTTGTAGTGAACTCatgaggaatagaagctaaccccaAGAAGATTCAAGCATTGATCAACATGAAATCGCCCACCGGGATTAAAGATGTACAAATTCTAACAGGAAGAATTGTTGCCCTGagcatatttatttcaaaatctaccgacaagtgtgtCCCATATTTTAAtatgctcagaggaaacaagaagtttgaatggacaaaagAGTGCGAGCAgtgtaacgccttacttccttagagtcgttattatgtgagtttaaaatgtgcttttaactcgctaatcgaggttttaaggcaaatgtgtaatcaaatcataaacggagacataaactttgaaaataattccatttattgaaatcataaaatatttaacatttgggatcccaaaataccgtttataaatatttacaactcaaaatatactttaAGTCGACTATatgacaaaatagggttctttacaaacaacttccaaaaatacccctggccgtggcagccaggtagaccagacatgtacgcgccacatcacgctctccatactcatggtcggttgactttctccttgcccttacctgcaccacgaccCTCCACTCCGAGCCTCActaagaacctagtcacaacacatacatagcactcccattactaatcaattcaaaagcatctcccggaaccaatcccgagctctcgggacctcccggatccccacacaaggtggcagaagcgtcccctgagccccctgggcaaaaacctaaaaactgaaattttcCCCTGcctagaaatggcctagcgccacggCACTAGCcctcaagggccgcagcgcccagcgtGGCTCCCTTCCCTGATGCAACCTAGCGCTGCAGagcagaagaacagggccacgacgccccttcgcaaacctagaaatctgggtttctccaaaCGTTTTCCCctagccaaaacactcccaaatcaatcccaaggcatacctaagtctcaaattcaattcaaaaccccacatagaccatctaacaactcaaaaacatcaacaacaagctcaaacacacaatcaaacctacaattcataatttggtttaaaacttcataaacttaaaccaagcctttcaaaacttaaaccaagccTTTCAAAACTTAAACCTCCCTTTAAAAATCTTAAACCATACCAGATATAAACTTCAGAAATGcatagaattcttacctcaaacaagaattcaaccttgagctactttcccaatcaaattccaagctGAACCTAACCATAATTCACCCCAAGAATCTACCAAGCAAAACACCCAATTTCGATTCTCAAACCATGACATTCTTAGCTGAATTCTACAATATAATTACTCAGATTTCCCTTACCTCAATATGTAGAACAATCCTCTAAGTTTTCTGGCTTAATTCCTTTCTTGATGCCACAAAAATTCAGAGATTCCTTTCCTTCCTTTCTGTTTTTCCCTAGTTTTCTCTAGAGCTCCCAAAGCCAAGCTCTTGCATAAACACAAGGATGAGAACATTCCAGCCTTTCCCCTCAGCCAAGGTTAtctatatccaagccaaaagacccattt contains the following coding sequences:
- the LOC133791239 gene encoding probable NAD(P)H dehydrogenase (quinone) FQR1-like 3 isoform X2 translates to MQSKMLKQHYGRLKQVPETLSNLILQKMKAPPKADDVPEIKPEQLSEADGFVFGFPSRFGVMAAQCKAFFDATHELWETQALAGKPAGIFWSTGFHGGGQELTALTAVTQLAHHGMIYVPIGYSFGSGMFEMNEVKGGSPYGAGTYAADGSREPTELELKQAFYQGKYVAEMAKKLKH
- the LOC133791239 gene encoding probable NAD(P)H dehydrogenase (quinone) FQR1-like 3 isoform X1; the protein is MTTTKIYIVYYSLYGHVETMAREIQRGANAVQDVEATLWQVPETLSNLILQKMKAPPKADDVPEIKPEQLSEADGFVFGFPSRFGVMAAQCKAFFDATHELWETQALAGKPAGIFWSTGFHGGGQELTALTAVTQLAHHGMIYVPIGYSFGSGMFEMNEVKGGSPYGAGTYAADGSREPTELELKQAFYQGKYVAEMAKKLKH